The following proteins are encoded in a genomic region of Takifugu rubripes chromosome 9, fTakRub1.2, whole genome shotgun sequence:
- the tasor2 gene encoding uncharacterized protein tasor2 isoform X2 produces MFRNSLAMESGSGAANEGVLVPLATKSDTFLSDVLAPLESSYLYEESKQSFRYTSAVLIKNAEQEKKYNAFRMRKRELGYTEKDLKESYGFLLFSDINKAEKLGETGIQAGNSTCKTLGDPTKGVYISQYSDRLDQNPWSHGKSGYVAIIKLTKGRVREVSEKFTQNVTAPTKGFDCHVSKEFSTVISSTSSFLAFQRTQCYLYEFLGDGSDETVQCPSAARLYAIVAFSYVDPNVTHDTLQQRREHKDLGRRCFLWRGQLNIGSCYYSVGLRAAAGAVTPAQLPTVVKVDRVVSLSDLRRVLPKAIFQTRFSSEVVLSGLCYSFCELVSSEEEQTSALDLLLQEIKAKDVALTVPLNDSGFLILLPSSYFCPHDSGSSPLEFLQGIFVFPDSRVINRDIFPSEVAHRNSATSPETLQVLPVPSYAEGAVGRNSVNPDEKLSEVFEQHMQNYTPLINPGAAASPPTENGVISERYQAPDADSRLGSFPEMTSATWQNLTSYLQNPVSFQLPVSKASDILSPRPEQEVKDIVDSVNLSMLSPEEVPASHVDLGSVGCLTRQNSTGNRRSVDGSAEGQGDLKTSPQRVKLGGLLIETGDMERKTSPSSDDLRAELIVSITSAEPTRSGSEVVDTEPSTKRNAFQQPGFQPEVSAVGEEPATALKVLESPKKVPRGNSKGLKRPPREHYEMGRILTEDQILRSQHSRKDVEASDHSQLHVDINSSRPQTHKLGRLLKNKKLKYAVGLTVVPEKKSDRENVRMEMEAYSLRRKMEHWDLKPVISKCGRILVPHGSGNISEQIKHLRNAAQSESDMKNVVDECKTASDIKTAKVVETSPKGEERQHRNLISHVRPAPGISQQQDDELKVLLLKPQSSRNIGATAVPLPLSPEKPARRMETLINKLKSVLGGKRKPEPSETVNNNPENAEICRKRGKFEARPEFMKSADETEEILGAGASKEGVSTLLSADPRFAFALGLAPIAISNKMVKSEAAGVQQRKDPAETKEATASYSLPQILQRPLSIFPRSRRMKTLRRHQSTSAESVKEKWWLHFQSPPCLDEEDDPDRGASEQRSSSSATDGLNLLADLALCATSDQPPNQPNPPERVLKNLSCKNADGVAEEESVLHALLRQPAARPIQQHQSPPPVHHVGGGELAGLITKEHAYSMHPSTSLLLGFSSMSFQIYPLSGCTRLLQALKDDPLCQTQHLSVDQEEKSNQQAPECTEKHTLGRRFRRSRTFTIKDGSVQVTKHWKRNYDFGLDSKFSNDPQFRSICRALHGPWDFSVKDTSDDVRLIFHMWIALFYSRSMPRFFDFDSDPCSDSVSPPHSDIKDSLLAPDPNVKDTSDDLIPTPVVLAASETSTQDQSFIILDLSQKNSLSDKTTSVSQVIPKETCETLNTPLEQQAATPIQCYRNLYTTEMNNESNIRSTLDGKSHSILQRSPFHPDTDSLGSSTELRRGDENTDMCLLDSKDKEASDEVLTESGKKESPSHEVSVDPTQIQADLVSSGVVDEGDLLGKEESCVKEPDLFSPVKAEGADEDVDRSPSRDSVSKDLYPKEDSSPYQRADLNDQLTPMMSDTSDSVERGSVTDENRQTLQDICSADVQHQQFFQLDGPDMRNESDGREDASQQRKCEADEPHYEKAALIVSHEHIGLLDRTIPQANTDKTQDQSGPAEELDCSPKCDQTGERLDMIDSEVSFPEEPTHQEGAAPSHDPQTDSVVVNAEGQKEVPFISETATSQPADTQKATCMQRGEPELLDARMSPSLYDERCPTPTVDEEPYQYTPSPGPHSSSTSSTSTLVNETPKSVTWKCPIQTSTLLKNKRHLDKKYKTAVKSDSNPKSAPRVLQHKVQHKDKFLSAQKHTDKYSQIQVADEKHCLQRGKKQAGKGKPPSQSSRLTNECLQTFKPTTGNDGYQKPPRASVEMPSRSQSLVKPAKRSKGDETRGPNNENSKFTPTKTLLDLKTSRPLKKSTDLKEDPDRWQDEKGTSKLCTTRLSNVNKSNSGRTNRLLHQFNRGDTSEFKRVVRIVGKEPRGSSEIDQELTDASSSGVDYSCSRGRRGSVRCTIFNTSQKTCPTFLEKMSKRCLQEDLTEASVGEECLIFSEQMKQVLRGSKEGSSRIWTPAARENIRPFLSSSAAAPSCYLQDQEDPEVRLDSPSFVGLKIIVDLSDRKSQTCTTKEEIRNSVRQDGVSGVMAGSARPYTRKMGDVGVVRKCPVRSKKDIGMDSGRIDPSDLPDLCDILKRESFHKNLNLGGKRWSETKFRFYIVVTSDDPFFEETKVRLEAEGHTAVRPSEFFLVEESPSTLLIILRNEDIAEHICEVPYLLSLKKFPGVQFVGLDEPDDVLNQTHQELFVRGGFIMFDRAALESLKLCDMEMVSGIIQELSRCGRWKWIFHYRHSRWLKEKSRLSAEAREKKNFISRCQEAGIVEVLPYHQCDHLSEDQPDYLTCLVHLQVQNVSARYPIFITDTTNSSFGTYGILTLTLSSFLMCKSFQR; encoded by the exons ATGTTTCGTAATAGTTTAGCAATGGAAAGTGGAAGTGGAGCCGCGAATGAAG GTGTTTTGGTGCCCCTTGCAACAAAGTCCGACACCTTTCTGAGCGATGTTTTGGCCCCTCTGGAGAGTTCCTACTTGTATGAAGAGTCAAAGCAGTCCTTCAGGTACACCTCAGCTGTGCTAATAAAGAACgcagaacaggaaaaaaag TATAATGCATTTCGCATGAGGAAAAGGGAATTGGGATATACAGAGAAGGACCTGAAAGAATCCTATGGGTTCCTGCTGTTCAGTGATATCAACAAG GCCGAAAAGCTAGGCGAAACAGGGATACAAGCTGGAAATAGCACCTGCAAAACTCTGGGAGATCCAACGAAAG gtgTTTACATATCACAGTACTCTGACCGTTTGGATCAAAATCCCTGGTCTCACGGGAAATCTGGATACGTAGCTATCATCAAACTGACAAAG GGTCGAGTGAGAGAGGTTTCAGAGAAGTTCACCCAGAATGTGACTGCACCCACCAAGGGCTTCGACTGTCACGTTTCAAAAGAGTTCTCCACGGTCATTTCGAGCACCAGCTCTTTCCTGGCCTTCCAGAGGACCCAG TGCTACTTGTATGAGTTTCTTGGGGATGGAAGCGATGAGACGGTCCAGTGTCCCAGTGCTGCCCGTCTTTATGCCATTGTGGCGTTTTCATATGTTGATCCCAACGTAACGCATGACACACTGCAACAAAGAAG GGAACACAAAGACCTGG GTCGGCGTTGCTTTCTGTGGAGGGGTCAGCTTAACATTGGTTCCTGTTATTATAGCGTTGGGCTGAGGGCTGCAGCGGGGGCCGTGACCCCTGCACAACT GCCAACTGTGGTGAAAGTTGACCGGGTCGTTTCCTTGTCCGACCTGAGACGGGTGCTGCCCAAGGCCATCTTCCAGACGCGCTTCTCCAGCGAAG TTGTTCTGAGTGGTTTATGCTACAGTTTCTGTGAGTTGGTATCTTCTGAGGAGGAACAAACCAGCGCACTCGATTTGCTGCTTCAGGAGATCAAGGCTAAAGATGTT GCTCTCACAGTTCCTCTGAATGACAGTGGCTTTCTTATTTTGTTGCCCTCCTCCTACTTCTGTCCTCATG ATTCTGGGTCCAGTCCATTAGAGTTTCTGCAGGGAATCTTTGTGTTCCCAGACTCAAGAGTCATAAACAGAG ACATTTTCCCCTCCGAGGTTGCGCACAGAAATTCAGCCACATCGCCGGAAACCCTGCAGGTTTTACCAGTACCGAGTTATGCTGAGGGCGCGGTGGGAAGAAACTCTGTCAACCCGGATGAAAAACTGTCTGAGGTGTTTGAGCAGCACATGCAGAATTACACACCTCTGATCAATCCCGGGGCGGCAGCAAGTCCTCCTACAGAAAACGGCGTTATTTCGGAGCGCTACCAGGCACCGGATGCCGACAGTCGCCTCGGCTCATTCCCAGAGATGACCAGTGCTACTTGGCAGAACCTTACTTCGTATCTGCAGAACCCCGTTTCATTTCAGCTCCCTGTATCCAAGGCTTCAGACATCCTGTCTCCTAGACCggagcaggaagtgaaagaCATTGTTGACAGTGTCAACCTCTCCATGTTATCTCCCGAGGAGGTGCCTGCCAGTCATGTTGACCTGGGGTCAGTGGGCTGTTTGACCAGACAGAATTCTACTGGTAATAGGAGGTCCGTGGATGGAAGTGCAGAAGGACAGGGTGACTTAAAAACGTCACCACAGAGAGTCAAACTAGGTGGTTTGCTGATTGAAACCGGTGATATGGAGAGGAAAACCTCTCCCTCATCGGATGACCTTCGTGCGGAGCTGATCGTCAGCATTACGTCTGCAGAGCCAACCAGGAGTGGTTCAGAGGTGGTCGACACCGAGCCGAGCACCAAACGTAATGCTTTTCAACAGCCTGGATTCCAACCAGAAGTGAGTGCTGTAGGTGAAGAACCAGCTACAGCCTTAAAAGTTCTTGAAAGCCCCAAGAAGGTACCCAGGGGAAACTCCAAAGGCCTTAAACGTCCACCTAGGGAACACTATGAGATGGGCAGAATACTAACTGAAGATCAAATACTGAGGAGTCAGCACTCACGCAAAGATGTGGAAGCTTCAGATCACTCTCAGTTACATGTAGATATCAATTCAAgcagaccacaaacacacaaattggGGAGactgttgaaaaataaaaaactgaaatatgCTGTTGGCTTGACCGTAGTACCGGAGAAAAAATCGGACCGTGAAAACGTTCGGATGGAAATGGAAGCTTATAGCCTGCGAAGGAAAATGGAGCACTGGGACCTAAAACCTGTTATCAGTAAATGTGGACGGATCCTGGTTCCCCACGGCTCTGGCAATATCTCTGAGCAGATTAAGCATTTAAGGAATGCCGCACAATCAGAAAGTGATATGAAGAATGTCGTTGATGAATGTAAAACAGCGTCGGATATTAAAACGGCGAAAGTGGTAGAAACATCACCGAAGGGTGAAGAGAGGCAGCATCGGAATCTTATCAGCCATGTCCGTCCTGCACCTGGCATTTCACAACAACAGGACGATGAACTGAAGGTTTTACTTTTGAagccacagagcagcaggaatATAGGTGCCACGGCTGTTCCCCTGCCCCTTTCTCCTGAAAAGCCTGCAAGGAGAATGGAGACTCTGATTAATAAACTGAAATCAGTTTTAGGGGGGAAGAGAAAACCGGAGCCGTCTGAGACCGTGAATAATAATCCTGAAAATGCAGAGATTTGCCGGAAGAGGGGCAAATTTGAGGCACGCCCGGAGTTTATGAAAAGTGCTGATGAGACTGAAGAGATCCTGGGTGCTGGCGCCAGTAAGGAGGGAGTGTCAACCCTGCTGTCAGCTGACCCCCGTTTTGCCTTTGCCTTAGGCCTGGCCCCAATAGCAATATCAAATAAGATGGTTAAATCGGAGGCTGCAGGTGTCCAACAAAGAAAAGaccctgcagagacaaaagaggCGACTGCCTCATACAGTCTGCCTCAAATCCTACAGAGACCACTGTCAATATTTCCACGAAGCAGACGGATGAAAACGCTCAGAAGGCACCAGAGCACCTCTGCGGAGAGTGTCAAGGAGAAAT GGTGGTTACATTTTCAAAGCCCACCTTGCCTGGACGAAGAGGATGATCCTGACAGGGGGGCTTCAGAGCAGAGGAGTTCCAGCTCCGCTACAGATGGGTTGAACTTACTCGCTGACTTGGCACTGTGCGCCACTTCTGATCAGCCCCCAAACCAACCAAACCCTCCCGAGAGGGTTTTGAAGAATTTAAGTTGTAAAAATGCGGATGGGGTTGCCGAAGAAGAGTCGGTTCTTCATGCTCTTCTCAGACAGCCTGCTGCTAGACCCATTCAGCAGCACCAGTCACCTCCACCGGTCCACCATGTTGGGGGAGGTGAATTAGCTGGTTTGATAACTAAAGAACATGCATACTCAATGCATCCATCTACCTCTCTACTGCTGGGCTTTTCAAGTATGTCCTTCCAGATTTACCCTTTGAGTGGTTGCACCAGGCTGCTGCAAGCACTTAAAGACGACCCCCTCTGCCAGACCCAACACCTCTCTGTTGAccaggaggagaaaagcaaCCAACAGGCTCCAGAatgcacagaaaaacacacattggGTCGAAGGTTCAGGCGTTCCCGTACCTTTACTATCAAAGATGGATCTGTCCAGGTCACAAAGCACTGGAAAAGAAACTATGACTTTGGTCTGGACAGCAAGTTCTCAAATGACCCTCAGTTTAGGAGCATCTGTCGAGCCTTACACGG TCCGTGGGACTTTTCAGTTAAAGACACCAGTGACGATGTACGGCTCATCTTCCACATGTGGATCGCTCTGTTCTACAGCCGGTCCATGCCCAGGTTCTTTGATTTTGACTCGGATCCTTGTAGTGACTCAGTATCCCCACCTCATTCTGACATCAAAGACAGTTTATTAGCTCCTGACCCAAATGTAAAAGATACCTCAGATGATTTGATTCCCACACCTGTGGTCCTTGCCGCAAGTGAGACGTCCACCCAGGACCAAAGCTTTATAATTTTGGATTTGTCACAAAAGAATTCACTTTCAGACAAAACTACCTCCGTTTCACAAGTCATTCCAAAAGAGACTTGTGAAACACTGAATACACCCTTGGAACAACAAGCTGCAACCCCAATTCAG tGTTACAGAAATCTTTACACCACAGAAATGAACAATGAGTCGAATATCAGGAGCACACTCGATGGTAAGAGCCATTCCATTTTACAGCGGTCACCTTTTCATCCAGATACGGACTCTTTGGGGAGCAGCACTGAATTGAGAAGAGGCGACGAAAATACAGACATGTGTTTGTTGGACAGTAAAGATAAAGAAGCGTCTGATGAGGTCCTcacagaaagtggaaaaaaagagagtcCCAGCCATGAAGTGAGCGTGGATCCAACACAGATTCAAGCAGACCTTGTTTCTTCAGGTGTAGTTGACGAGGGAGACCTTCTGGGGAAAGAGGAGTCGTGTGTAAAGGAGCCTGACTTATTTTCACCAGTCAAGGCTGAAGGTGCTGATGAAGATGTGGATCGTAGCCCATCACGGGACTCAGTGAGCAAAGATCTTTATCCAAAAGAAGATTCCAGTCCATACCAGAGAGCTGATTTGAATGATCAGCTAACACCGATGATGTCAGATACTTCGGATTCAGTAGAGAGAGGTTCGGTTACCGATGAGAATCGCCAAACCCTGCAGGATATCTGCTCCGCCGATGTGCAACACCAACAATTCTTCCAACTCGATGGCCCAGACATGAGAAATGAGTCAGACGGCAGAGAAGATGCCAGCCAACAAAGAAAGTGTGAGGCAGATGAGCCACATTATGAGAAGGCGGCATTAATCGTCTCTCATGAGCATATTGGATTATTAGATCGGACCATTCCACAGGCAAACACTGATAAAACACAAGACCAAAGCGGACCAGCAGAGGAACTCGACTGCAGTCCTAAATGTGACCAAACTGGGGAGAGACTGGACATGATCGACAGTGAGGTTTCATTTCCTGAGGAACCCACCCACCAAGAAGGTGCAGCTCCTTCACATGACCCACAGACAGATAGTGTGGTTGTTAATGCTGAGGGCCAGAAAGAAGTACCATTTATCAGTGAAACTGCAACTTCCcaacctgcagacacacaaaaggCAACTTGTATGCAGAGAGGAGAGCCAGAACTGTTGGATGCTAGAATGTCACCATCACTTTATGATGAGCGCTGCCCCACCCCAACAGTGGATGAGGAACCTTATCAGTATACACCTTCTCCTGGTCCCCATAGCAGCAGTACCAGTTCTACTTCCACTCTTGTTAATGAAACCCCCAAATCTGTAACTTGGAAATGTCCAATCCAAACCTCaacattattaaaaaataagagGCATCTTGACAAGAAATACAAAACTGCAGTTAAGAGTGATTCAAACCCTAAATCAGCTCCCAGAGTTCTACAACATAAAGTTCAACATAAAGACAAGTTCCTCTCTGCACAAAAGCACACAGACAAATACAGCCAGATTCAAGTAGCTGATGAAAAGCATTGTCTTCAGAGAGGAAAGAAGCAAGCAGGGAAAGGTAAACCTCCCTCCCAAAGCTCCCGTCTCACTAATGAGTGTTTGCAAACCTTTAAACCAACCACTGGCAATGATGGTTATCAGAAACCACCACGGGCAAGTGTTGAAATGCCTTCCCGCAGTCAGTCTCTCGTCAAACCTGCAAAAAGATCTAAAGGTGATGAAACTCGAGGGCCAAACAATGAAAACTCCAAATTTACACCCACTAAAACCTTGTTAGACTTAAAAACTTCTAGACCCTTGAAGAAAAGTACAGATCTTAAAGAAGACCCTGACAGATGGCAAGATGAGAAAGGAACCAGTAAACTCTGTACAACACGTTTATCAAACGTGAATAAATCAAACTCGGGAAGAACAAATCGTCTTTTACATCAGTTCAACAGAGGAGATACTTCAGAATTTAAGAGAGTCGTACGGATAGTTGGAAAAGAGCCCAGAGGAAGCTCTGAGATAGATCAGGAACTCACTGATGCATCAAGTTCAGGCGTGGATTACTCTTGCTCTCGAGGACGTCGGGGTTCAGTCAGGTGTACGATCTTCAACACCAGCCAAAAGACATGCCCCACTTTTCTGGAGAAGATGTCTAAGAGGTGTTTACAGGAGGATCTCACAGAGGCGTCAGTAGGAGAAGAATGCCTTATCTTCTCAGAGCAGATGAAACAGGTCTTAAGGGGGAGTAAAGAGGGATCCAGCCGCATCTGGACACCAGCTGCACGTGAAAATATACGTCCGTTTCTCTCCAGTTCTGCAGCTGCGCCCTCCTGCTATCTTCAAGATCAGGAGGACCCAGAGGTCAGGCTAGACTCACCATCATTTGTTGGACTGAAAATCATAGTAGACCTGTCTGATAGGAAATCACAGACTTGCACCACAAAGGAAGAAATTAGGAACTCGGTGCGACAAGATGGGGTCTCCGGTGTGATGGCAGGGTCTGCCAGGCCGTATACTAGAAAGATGGGTGATGTCGGTGTTGTCAGAAAATGCCCAGTAAGGTCTAAGAAGGACATCGGAATGGATAGCGGTAGGATTGACCCCAGTGACCTTCCTGACCTCTGCGACATATTGAAGCGAGAAAGTTTCCACAAAAATCTGAATTTAGGTGGGAAGAGATGGAGTGAGACAAAGTTCAGATTCTACATAGTGGTGACGTCGGACGATCCTTTCTTTGAGGAAACTAAG GTGCGACTGGAGGCCGAAGGCCACACTGCAGTGCGGCCGTCCGAATTCTTCCTCGTTGAAGAAAGTCCCTCAactctcctcatcatcctcaggAATGAGGACATTGCGGAGCACATTTGTGAG gtgcCTTATCTACTCAGCCTGAAGAAGTTTCCAGGTGTGCAGTTTGTTGGACTTGATGAACCAGATGATGTCTTGAATCAGACCCACCAGGAGCTCTTTGTAAGGGGAGGGTTCATAATGTTTGACAGAGCAGCTCTAGAGTCCCTCAAACTTT GTGACATGGAAATGGTGTCAGGAATTATACAAGAACTGAGCAGATGTGGGAGGTGGAAATGGATCTTTCATTACAGACACAGTCGCTGGCTGAAAGAAAAATCAAG ACTGAGTGCAGAAgcaagagagaagaaaaactttATCAGCCGGTGCCAAGAAGCTGGAATTGTTGAGGTCCTGCCGTACCACCAGTGTGACCATTTGTCAGAAGATCAGCCCGACTATCTGACTTGTTTAGTCCATTTGCAGGTCCAAAATGTTTCAGCACGCTACCCTATTTTTATAACCG ACACAACAAACAGCTCGTTTGGCACTTATGGAATTTTAACATTGACTCTGAGCTCCTTCCTCATGTGTAAAAGTTTTCAGCGATGA